One segment of Phragmites australis chromosome 13, lpPhrAust1.1, whole genome shotgun sequence DNA contains the following:
- the LOC133888228 gene encoding probable protein phosphatase 2C 39 has protein sequence MVEELFYKSSDDHSISSEEEDMLVRSCSNLNVSFGYHCDSYQSFSPEIDHESGISPKKKFGTTAMMGSRNGSFTCLSGAAISANFTLANTNICKGLIGEEILPELDSPNSFRKIVSSPSMSRLDLLSNSQGSPVSTESSIFEISKNLWRSSAPTTVSSNFLTSTEVKMAGGAAGEDRVQAVCSEKNGWLICGIYDGFNGRDAADFLAVTLYDNIVYYLYLLECRIKQQNGLDNPSESSLNGVKSELTLAMRIAENEDIKFSEAFRAGLLNCLAAAVEQAENDFLCMVEQEMDDRPDLVSVGSCVLVVLLHGRDLCILNLGDSRAVLASMPYAENGTLKATQLTETHSLENPLEYRRLLADHPNDSSVVRGNKIKGKLKVTRAFGVGYLKQKKLNDALMGILRVRDLCSPPYVYTNPHTLSHKVTDDDLFVVLGSDGLFDFFSNDEVVLMVYQFIHDNPIGDPAKYLIEQLLRKAAKEAALTAEELMRIPVGSRRKYHDDVTIIVIILGNAQWTIAAST, from the exons ATGGTGGAGGAACTGTTTTATAAGAGCAGTGATGATCACAGCATCAGCTCTGAGGAAGAAGATATGCTTGTCAGGAGTTGTAGCAATCTCAATGTCAGCTTTGGATACCATTGTGATTCTTATCAGAGCTTTTCTCCTGAAATTGATCATGAGTCTGGCATCTCTCCTAAGAAGAAATTTGGAACTACTGCCATGATGGGGTCACGAAATGGATCATTTACTTGTTTATCTGGTGCTGCAATCAGTGCAAATTTCACGCTGGCTAAtacaaatatttgcaaaggTCTTATTGGCGAAGAAATTTTACCAGAGCTAGATTCACCAAACTCTTTCAGAAAAATTGTTTCTTCTCCATCAATGTCAAGATTGGACTTATTATCCAACTCACAAGGCAGCCCTGTATCAACTGAGAGCTCTATATTTGAAATCAGTAAAAATCTTTGGAGGTCCAGCGCTCCAACAACTGTATCATCTAATTTTCTGACCAGTACAGAGGTGAAAATGGCTGGTGGAGCTGCTGGAGAGGATAGAGTCCAAGCTGTGTGCTCTGAGAAAAATGGATGGTTGATTTGTGGAATATATGATGGATTTAATGGGAGAGATGCAGCTGATTTTCTAGCGGTAACTCTATATGATAACATAGTATATTACTTATACTTGTTGGAGTGTCGGATTAAGCAACAAAATGGTCTGGATAATCCATCAGAAAGCTCTCTTAATGGTGTCAAAAGTGAGTTAACACTAGCCATGAGAATTGCAGAAAATGAAGACATAAAATTTTCTGAAGCATTTCGGGCTGGTTTGCTGAattgccttgctgctgctgttgagcAAGCTGAGAATGACTTTTTATGCATGGTTGAACAAGAGATGGATGATAGACCAGATTTAGTTTCAGTAGGGTCTTGTGTTCTGGTTGTGCTTCTTCATGGAAGAGATCTGTGCATCTTAAATCTTGGTGATAGTAGAGCTGTTCTTGCTTCCATGCCATATGCAGAAAATGGTACCTTGAAGGCTACCCAATTGACGGAGACCCACTCACTTGAAAATCCACTGGAGTACCGAAGACTTTTAGCGGATCATCCCAACGATTCTTCCGTTGTAAGGGGtaacaaaataaaaggaaagcTGAAGGTTACTCGTGCTTTTGGAGTTGGCTATCTAAAGCAG AAAAAGTTAAATGATGCACTCATGGGCATTCTCCGAGTTCGCGATTTGTGCAGCCCACCTTACGTTTATACAAATCCACACACATTGAGTCACAAAGTTACAGATGATGATTTGTTTGTTGTGCTTGGTAGTGATGGCTTATTTGATTTTTTCAGTAACGATGAAGTTGTTCTGATGGTTTATCAATTTATTCATGATAATCCAATCGGGGATCCTGCAAAATATCTCATTGAGCAACTTTTACGCAAAGCAGCCAAGGAAGCAG CTTTAACAGCTGAAGAATTGATGAGGATACCTGTTGGGAGTAGGAGAAAGTACCACGATGATGTGACCATCATTGTTATCATACTCGGAAATGCGCAGTGGACGATTGCTGCATCAACTTAA